TACATTTGTCCTAATGACCATTCATCCTTAGAAGGCTTTCTTGTAAACTCATCCAGCGAATATTTACTTAACTCTTCAATATAGTATGTAGCCACCTGTTCGAATCGCTTCAATATCACTTTTGTATCCAATAGATCTCCCACTTTCTTTATAATTTTCTTTCTCTTTAATGTACGTCCCAATGCTAAACTACATATCATCTTCTAACATTAACTTCGACTCACTTATAAATAATCCCTTCTCTTTCATTCATGAATATAGGCAATTGCTGAACAAAGGTCAAACAGCACTCTTCAACTATCCTGCCCCTTTAGTTCCATAAGAAAAAAGCTGCCTTAAAGACAGCTCCGATCTTCAGCTAACGCGCCCGTTAGCTCAATAATCAGATAGTTAGAACCATCAAATCCTCATCAAAATAGTGCCCATTATACTTTAAGGCATTTCGTTCTGTACCATAGACCTCAAATCCTAAAGACATATATAGTTTCTTTGCGGAGTCATTATCAGATACAACAGTTAAATTTATTTGTTCCAATCCATCAGAATTCTTCGCCCTTCTTATAAGTTCATTCATTAATGATTTTCCTAAGCCCTGACCTCGATTGCCTGGAGCTATGTACATCCCAAAAACATTCCCTTTATGTCTGGTTTTGATATTGTTTTCACGTATAAAAGTAACAATTCCAACTAAAGATTTTCTATAATCAAAAGCACCTACAATGTACTTGTCCCTGGTTGGTTTCATTCGCTCCTTTACCGTTTCTAATGAAAATTCCACCTCTCTCTCATATGTTGAACCAAATGCTTCTGGGTTAATTTTCAATGCATTCAATCGCACTTCCTGGTATAAATGGGCATCGGACTCTTTTAAAATACGAATATTCATTAGCTACTCCCTCCGTTTATTTTGCATGAATTTAGAAGAGTTTTTCTATACGATTAAGTTTGTATAAAGCATTCTATTTATCGCTACCAATATCCTTCTTGAGCAAACCTGCCCCTTTATTTCCAAAAGAAAAAGCTGCCTTAAGACAGCTTCGATCTTCAGCACGCACCCGTTAATTGATTAAGAAAAGCGATTCTTATTAAAAAATCGCGCCCGATTGTTGAACAAATCCTTTATTACTTAAAATAAAATTTCTACCATAATATAAAGAAATATATCTTAATTTACTACATAGAAATTCGCATAGAAATTCATTAGTTATTATAAAACGAAAAAATTGACAAAAATTTTTATTTATGCTATAATTTACAGTTAATTTTTTTATGTTTATAATAAGATTCTCCTGGCCAGGGGAATCTTATTTTTGTTATATGGGAGGATTAATGTATGAAGAAAAATGAATCAAGCTTAACTTCCTTAATATCAGCATTTGGTCGAGCATACCACAGTAAATATGACACACCCAAAATTTTTGATGATTTTATTGCAAAGGATTTAATTACCCAAAAAGAATTTGCAGATATTAGTGAGAACATGATTAAAGGAATTCAATTCTTTAATAATAAAGTTGCAAGGAAGTTTCAAGATCATCCAGATGAAATTTTAAAATGGATTATACAAGTTCAACTTTCTCCAACGCCTTTGGCACGTGCTGCCTATTGCGAAAATGTATTATTTCACGAAATGTCGCTAGGCGTTAAACAGTATGTCATTCTAGGAGCTGGATTAGATACCTTTTGTTTCAGACACCCAGAATTAAACGACAGTGTAGAAATATTTGAAGTTGATTATCCAGCCACACAAGACTTTAAAAAGATAAGGTTAGCAAATGCTGATTATCAAATTCCGGATAATCTTCATTTTGTTTCAATGGATTTCACCAAAGAATTCACTGTTCAAAATCTTGTTGAAGAAGGTTTTATGCCTAATGAAAAAACTTTGTTTAGTCTTTTAGGTGTTTCTTATTATTTAACAAAAGAGGAAAATGCCAACTTGATTAATAGATTATTTACCAAAGTTCCCTCAGGAAGTTCTATCGTTTTTGATTATGCAGACGACAAACTTTTTGAAGAAAAAGGAATGTCTAATCGAGTTCAAAATATGGTTCAAATGGCTTCAGCTAGTGGTGAGCCAATGAAATCATGTTTTACTTATGATGAAACGGAGAAAATGTTAGAAAACTCAGGTTTACTCATTTATGAACATTTATCACCTGTTACTATTAATAATGAATTCTTTCGTAGTCGTACAGACTATTTGTCTGCATTCGAAACGATTCATTACATCCATGCTGTAAAAAAATAATATTTCGGTTAATACCAGACTTACCTCCCAATCTCCCTATGATTGGGAGGTTGTACTTAACATTTAATTGTAAAAGAGAAAGAAACTGAAGAAAAGTATAAAACTGGATTGTCATCTTTATTAGCTTAGTTATTTTATCTGTTGGACCTTCAGTGAGTGCAGCACGATAGAAAGTGGAGAAGCAGCTAAGTTGGAGAAATTAATGATATTATTTCTCCATCCACTCATCCATATAGGCCTGATCTCAGCATAGATGAGACAGACCGCAATGGCCGGATTCCTCCACTTGCGCTTTCGCTTACCTTTAGTATTCTCCTTTAATTACAAAAAACGAGCCCCGAATTGTTCCAGCTAGTTTGGACTTCTGCCTAGCAAACTTAAACTTCCCTTCTAACTCCTTTGGTACCTCCATCCCCTCGGAAAGCTTAAAACCAACGGCCCGCTTCTTAGGGCCATCAACCGTATACATGACATTGACCTCAAGGCCATTCTCATAAAAGACGTAGGCAAATTTGATATTTTCCAATTGAAAACGCGAAGTTTCTAAAGGTTTGGCTGCAAACTCAATATCACGTTCTTCTTTCAAAATTCGGTTCACATAATCAAGCGTCTCCTGACTTTCGCTAGCTGCTACAACCGTAAATTCATGCTTGTATTTGTTCATAAAATACCGGGCTTCATTAGCACGTAAACCAGCAAGCGCTTCTACTACAGGTGAAGACTCTAAACCAACCGTAGACACATTTTTAAAATCAACGATATAGGACATTAACATCTCTCCTTTTCACTCTTTATTTGTAACAACAGGAATCCACATTTCACCAAAAACTAAGCCATTCTTCAAATTGTTTCTTTGGACGATACAAATTTTGGTCAAAGAAACATGCATATAGCCAAACTTCAAATTATTCTTCTCACCTGCCCAAATATTATACCAAAAATGATTCAAGAGAAAATATTGTTACATTTCAATCTGGATGCTCCGCATGACATTTCACGATAAAAGTATGCACAAGTTTCTTCATCAACTACGCACCCGTTAGTTCAACCAGAAAACATTCTTCTCTATTGCGAGATAAGGTATTTTTCTTTGAAAATTGGACTTAATTCACTCCATACATCAAATTTATTACCATCTAAATCGAAGAAAACAAAATTTTCCCCAGAATGTCCTCTATTTTCAATCGCACTAACTTTAATCTGTTTATGGCTAAAATCTCTATGTATAGCTTCTAAAGCATTAATTCCATTAACTTCAAAAGTTATAGAAAAACGCTCAACACCGTAAATATCATAGAAATTTGAGCTTTGATTTTCTTTAGATTTAACAAGGAAAATACTTTGGTTCGCAAAATTAAGAATTGCTTTGTCTTCGTCTTCATAGTTTAACTCTGCCCCCAATTTGTTTACATACCATTCAGAAGCAAGTTCTACATTTGAAACTGGGATATAAGTAGTTCCTACCCTTAATAATTTTTTATTCACCCTGTCTCCTCCTTTAATTACTTAAGTAAACTCATTCTCCACTTATATATCTTTCCCCTTTTAATTATCCATAATTACCCTTTTGCACATTCAACTACCCAGCCCCTTTAGTTCCATAAGAAAAAGAGCTGCCGAAGCAGCTCCCTTATTGAAGTAAAGCACCTGTTAGCTGAATAAAAAACACTTTATTCAACTAAACTCAAGTTTATTATTTCTGATATTTTGTATTTTGCATTGCCC
This sequence is a window from Brevibacillus sp. JNUCC-41. Protein-coding genes within it:
- a CDS encoding GNAT family N-acetyltransferase; this encodes MNIRILKESDAHLYQEVRLNALKINPEAFGSTYEREVEFSLETVKERMKPTRDKYIVGAFDYRKSLVGIVTFIRENNIKTRHKGNVFGMYIAPGNRGQGLGKSLMNELIRRAKNSDGLEQINLTVVSDNDSAKKLYMSLGFEVYGTERNALKYNGHYFDEDLMVLTI
- a CDS encoding class I SAM-dependent methyltransferase, whose translation is MKKNESSLTSLISAFGRAYHSKYDTPKIFDDFIAKDLITQKEFADISENMIKGIQFFNNKVARKFQDHPDEILKWIIQVQLSPTPLARAAYCENVLFHEMSLGVKQYVILGAGLDTFCFRHPELNDSVEIFEVDYPATQDFKKIRLANADYQIPDNLHFVSMDFTKEFTVQNLVEEGFMPNEKTLFSLLGVSYYLTKEENANLINRLFTKVPSGSSIVFDYADDKLFEEKGMSNRVQNMVQMASASGEPMKSCFTYDETEKMLENSGLLIYEHLSPVTINNEFFRSRTDYLSAFETIHYIHAVKK
- a CDS encoding phage tail protein — translated: MSYIVDFKNVSTVGLESSPVVEALAGLRANEARYFMNKYKHEFTVVAASESQETLDYVNRILKEERDIEFAAKPLETSRFQLENIKFAYVFYENGLEVNVMYTVDGPKKRAVGFKLSEGMEVPKELEGKFKFARQKSKLAGTIRGSFFVIKGEY
- a CDS encoding VOC family protein; translated protein: MNKKLLRVGTTYIPVSNVELASEWYVNKLGAELNYEDEDKAILNFANQSIFLVKSKENQSSNFYDIYGVERFSITFEVNGINALEAIHRDFSHKQIKVSAIENRGHSGENFVFFDLDGNKFDVWSELSPIFKEKYLISQ